In Providencia rettgeri, the following proteins share a genomic window:
- a CDS encoding 3-oxoacyl-[acyl-carrier-protein] synthase III C-terminal domain-containing protein: MSGNQSITPLKIIASGVALPEHKIYSSMLDEKLNKPKGFVEKHSGIKYRFHASSHDSQAVLAAQAIQNALHTNHIKPSSIDMLINASAIPVQALPCSAAHILEQSNLNQGIACFDVNSSCISFITALQVAAGLLATSAYQRIAIVSADIASRGIDWQDKESSLIFGDGAACVVVEKGDGNSGIISYTHTTYTAGIDFCEIRAGGTRCNPRSGMTDDDFLFHMQGKKLFRLASSLIEDFMQQVFDESGLQLHQIDTVVPHQASHLSLEHMRQRVGVTTDQLIDIYRHRGNQVAASIPSALHEAIITGRFYEKQSAMLIGTAAGLALCAMVLVP; encoded by the coding sequence ATGTCTGGTAACCAGTCCATAACCCCCCTAAAAATCATTGCTTCTGGAGTCGCACTTCCTGAGCATAAAATTTACTCATCCATGCTGGATGAAAAATTAAATAAACCAAAAGGGTTTGTCGAAAAGCATTCAGGCATCAAATACCGCTTTCATGCAAGTTCTCACGATTCACAAGCAGTTTTAGCCGCACAAGCAATCCAAAATGCATTGCATACGAACCATATCAAACCCAGCAGTATTGATATGTTGATTAATGCTTCTGCTATCCCAGTGCAAGCGCTTCCGTGTTCAGCTGCACATATCCTTGAGCAATCGAATTTAAATCAAGGGATTGCCTGCTTTGATGTCAACTCCAGTTGTATCAGCTTCATCACTGCACTTCAGGTCGCTGCAGGGTTATTAGCCACTAGTGCTTACCAACGTATTGCGATTGTTTCTGCAGATATCGCCTCACGCGGTATTGACTGGCAAGATAAAGAATCGTCACTGATTTTTGGTGATGGTGCAGCTTGTGTTGTTGTGGAAAAAGGAGATGGAAATAGCGGAATTATTTCTTACACCCATACCACCTATACTGCAGGGATCGATTTTTGTGAAATTCGTGCAGGTGGTACAAGATGCAACCCGCGCTCAGGTATGACTGACGATGATTTTCTTTTTCATATGCAAGGGAAAAAACTGTTTCGCCTCGCGTCTTCGTTGATTGAAGATTTTATGCAGCAGGTTTTCGATGAGTCTGGTTTACAACTGCACCAAATTGATACTGTGGTTCCACACCAAGCTAGTCATTTATCATTAGAGCACATGCGCCAACGCGTAGGCGTGACGACTGACCAACTCATTGATATTTATCGTCACCGCGGGAACCAAGTCGCCGCCTCGATCCCTTCAGCACTACACGAAGCGATTATCACAGGCCGTTTCTATGAAAAACAAAGTGCGATGCTGATTGGCACTGCCGCTGGTCTTGCGTTATGTGCCATGGTACTTGTTCCATGA
- a CDS encoding phosphatase PAP2 family protein — MSSKELFTRFIYCLLGWGAVGIVYQYTGQVTGQAHILSPSEIDNAVPFSPDAIWLYLSFFLFIPLGYFLSPLRKARSLMYAMQLCALVSGAVYLGYPTTMLYHDYDLSTLSGRALSALINIDSPQNLLPSLHVSLTLVVLNALWSTQQKFRTLFYSLWAIAICASVLVLKRHLFIDVVTGALTACGALVIVHTAKFVLKRNSNE, encoded by the coding sequence ATGAGTAGCAAAGAATTATTTACTCGCTTTATTTATTGCCTGCTCGGCTGGGGAGCGGTTGGTATTGTTTATCAATATACTGGCCAAGTCACTGGGCAGGCTCATATTTTGTCCCCCAGTGAGATTGATAATGCCGTGCCATTTTCACCCGATGCCATCTGGCTTTATCTCTCATTTTTCCTGTTTATCCCACTTGGGTATTTTCTCAGCCCTCTAAGAAAAGCTCGCTCACTCATGTATGCCATGCAGCTCTGTGCGCTGGTTTCTGGGGCGGTCTATTTGGGGTATCCTACGACCATGCTGTACCACGATTACGACTTATCAACCTTATCTGGACGAGCTTTGTCTGCGTTGATAAATATCGATAGCCCACAAAATTTATTACCTTCTCTGCATGTCTCATTGACTCTTGTGGTACTGAATGCATTATGGTCAACACAACAAAAATTTCGCACACTGTTTTATAGCCTTTGGGCAATTGCGATTTGTGCCTCTGTATTGGTGTTAAAACGTCATTTATTTATTGATGTGGTCACTGGCGCACTCACCGCTTGTGGGGCATTAGTGATTGTTCACACTGCGAAGTTTGTCTTAAAGAGAAACTCTAATGAATGA
- a CDS encoding NAD-dependent epimerase/dehydratase family protein encodes MKILVTGATSGLGRNASEYLLQRGIDVVACGRNHQAGEQLSQLGATFIASELSELTVQEAKMLMAGCDAIWHCAALSSPWGKRQDFEKTNVHAAQILATAAGEAKVSRFIHISTPAIYFNFTHQQNIPESTVNKHFANQYARTKYLAETMIEQCVRQFPTTRYTILRPRGLFGPHDRVLLPRLLAQIKSRKGKLVLPNGGNNHFDLTYVGNVVHSMQLATFKETLPNGAIYNITNQQPQALKQTLNQLFSELNLDCEIRSAPYPLLYVIASLLETIGYLTGKEPLLTRYSLGAAYFTMTLDNQKAQQELGYYPLYSMQQGVHLTAKWLKQQENPC; translated from the coding sequence ATGAAGATCTTAGTTACAGGCGCCACTAGTGGCCTAGGGCGTAATGCGAGCGAGTACTTACTTCAAAGAGGCATTGATGTCGTCGCTTGTGGCCGAAACCATCAAGCAGGGGAACAGTTAAGCCAATTAGGTGCAACATTTATTGCCAGTGAATTATCTGAACTTACCGTTCAAGAAGCAAAAATGCTCATGGCGGGCTGTGATGCAATTTGGCATTGCGCTGCCCTTTCCTCGCCTTGGGGAAAACGCCAAGATTTTGAGAAAACAAACGTTCATGCAGCTCAAATATTGGCTACCGCTGCGGGGGAAGCCAAAGTTTCACGCTTTATCCATATTTCCACCCCTGCCATCTATTTTAATTTCACCCACCAGCAAAATATTCCTGAGTCTACGGTTAATAAACATTTCGCTAACCAATACGCTAGAACAAAATATTTAGCCGAGACTATGATAGAACAGTGTGTTAGGCAGTTTCCGACAACGCGTTACACTATTTTGCGCCCTCGCGGCTTATTTGGCCCTCATGATCGCGTTTTGCTACCGCGTTTACTCGCTCAAATAAAATCACGAAAAGGAAAGTTGGTCTTGCCTAATGGGGGAAATAACCATTTTGACCTCACCTATGTGGGAAATGTGGTTCACAGCATGCAGTTGGCGACGTTCAAAGAAACACTCCCCAATGGCGCCATTTATAATATTACGAACCAACAGCCACAAGCTCTTAAACAAACATTAAATCAGCTATTTAGTGAACTTAACTTAGATTGTGAAATTCGTTCAGCCCCTTACCCTTTACTGTATGTTATTGCCAGTCTATTAGAGACCATTGGCTATTTAACGGGAAAAGAACCATTACTGACACGCTATAGCCTTGGCGCTGCCTATTTCACCATGACATTGGATAACCAAAAAGCCCAACAAGAGCTGGGGTACTATCCTTTATATAGCATGCAACAAGGCGTTCATTTAACTGCAAAATGGCTGAAACAACAGGAGAACCCATGCTGA
- a CDS encoding F390 synthetase-related protein, protein MVILSMLWHYWRARRLKFKTRDELEAHQQRHLAQFKRNVLTKSPYFQPYIHQELHDFPIMNKQIMMDNFDEMNTAGLSSQKLLECAQKSEQSRDFAPKVGRYSVGLSSGTSGRRGLFVVSPEEQNVWSGSMLAKMLPKDLFSGERVALFLRANNNLYESVNNRWISLRFYDLFADFELQLTALEQYQPSIIVAPAQVLCAIADAINQQKIQLNTQKVISVAEVLELHDKQKLQACFPNVGEVYQATEGFLGCTCSHGTLHLNEAFVHIEPNWLDNDRFSPIITDFTRKTQPIVRYQLDDVLVVKKSACPCGSPEMAIERIEGRCDDLLQLPGYNGKIVTIFADPCARVIVNHLPVTADFRLTQQENSLYLQAECSPTELSHCQQQLASYFSSQHVDISQLDWQLSSAAIMQTLSIKKRRITRKEANE, encoded by the coding sequence ATTGTGATCCTCTCGATGCTCTGGCATTACTGGCGCGCACGTCGTTTAAAATTTAAAACTCGGGATGAACTAGAAGCCCATCAACAACGACATTTGGCACAATTCAAGCGCAATGTATTAACTAAAAGCCCCTATTTTCAACCTTATATTCATCAAGAGTTACATGATTTCCCCATTATGAATAAGCAAATCATGATGGATAATTTTGATGAAATGAATACCGCCGGGCTTTCTAGTCAAAAACTTCTAGAATGTGCGCAAAAAAGTGAGCAATCTCGGGATTTTGCCCCTAAAGTGGGGCGCTACAGTGTCGGGTTATCCTCTGGAACTTCAGGCCGTCGAGGTCTGTTCGTTGTTAGCCCAGAAGAACAAAATGTCTGGTCTGGCAGTATGTTAGCTAAAATGCTACCTAAAGACCTGTTTAGTGGTGAACGCGTTGCACTGTTTCTACGTGCCAATAATAACCTGTATGAAAGTGTTAATAACCGATGGATTTCACTGCGTTTTTATGACCTTTTTGCCGATTTTGAGCTACAACTCACAGCGCTTGAACAATATCAACCTTCCATTATCGTTGCGCCAGCCCAAGTACTCTGCGCGATTGCGGATGCCATCAACCAACAGAAAATCCAATTAAATACGCAAAAAGTGATTTCTGTCGCTGAGGTATTAGAACTCCATGACAAACAAAAATTACAGGCGTGCTTCCCCAATGTCGGGGAAGTCTACCAAGCAACGGAAGGTTTTTTAGGCTGCACTTGCTCTCATGGTACGCTGCATTTAAATGAAGCATTTGTCCATATTGAGCCTAATTGGCTTGATAATGACCGTTTTTCCCCCATTATTACGGATTTTACCCGTAAAACTCAGCCTATTGTTCGTTATCAACTGGATGATGTGTTAGTGGTGAAAAAAAGTGCTTGCCCCTGTGGCTCCCCTGAAATGGCGATTGAACGCATTGAGGGCCGCTGTGATGATTTACTGCAACTTCCGGGCTATAACGGCAAAATTGTGACGATTTTCGCCGATCCCTGTGCACGGGTTATTGTGAATCACTTACCTGTTACTGCCGATTTCCGCTTAACACAGCAAGAAAACTCATTATATTTACAGGCTGAATGTTCTCCCACGGAGCTCTCCCATTGCCAACAACAGCTGGCAAGCTATTTTTCAAGCCAACACGTTGATATTTCTCAATTAGATTGGCAACTATCATCAGCTGCTATTATGCAAACACTCTCTATTAAAAAGCGACGCATAACCCGTAAGGAAGCAAATGAGTAG
- a CDS encoding MBL fold metallo-hydrolase, with amino-acid sequence MLTIHQYEVGYCTHPGCVALKGASFKSCKFPARAWLIEDENQRWLFDTGYATHFYDHTRHGIMRLYRTVTPVYFDSKDALVNQLANDGLKPNDINGVILSHFHGDHIAGLRDFPTIPIICSGDGWAKTRPLTGFAALKNAFVSGLLPDDFEQRTVFYEGFPKVALPNELQVLGEGYAVNPQKTLLIVPLPGHAAGHIGLCVLTNSGWILLAGDAAWSPTNYRELRGPMAIANIIMDDKQAYYETLNKLHEIDKNNVVIQLCHEGDLL; translated from the coding sequence ATGCTGACTATTCATCAATATGAAGTAGGCTATTGTACGCATCCCGGTTGTGTCGCCCTAAAAGGTGCCAGTTTTAAATCCTGCAAGTTTCCTGCAAGAGCATGGTTAATTGAAGATGAAAATCAGCGTTGGTTATTCGATACCGGCTATGCCACCCATTTTTATGACCATACGCGCCATGGCATTATGCGGCTATATCGAACTGTTACCCCAGTGTATTTCGACAGCAAAGATGCCCTTGTCAATCAATTGGCCAATGATGGCCTAAAACCGAATGATATTAATGGCGTGATTTTGTCCCATTTTCATGGCGACCATATCGCAGGGCTACGTGACTTCCCCACCATACCCATTATTTGTTCAGGGGATGGTTGGGCTAAAACACGCCCTTTAACTGGGTTTGCTGCATTGAAAAATGCCTTTGTCAGTGGTCTCTTACCTGACGACTTCGAACAACGTACTGTATTTTATGAAGGTTTTCCCAAGGTCGCGTTACCCAATGAATTGCAAGTTTTAGGCGAAGGCTATGCCGTCAATCCGCAGAAAACGTTACTCATTGTTCCGCTCCCTGGGCATGCTGCAGGGCACATTGGTTTGTGTGTACTTACTAACTCGGGTTGGATATTGCTCGCGGGCGATGCGGCATGGTCCCCCACTAATTATCGTGAATTACGCGGCCCGATGGCAATTGCCAATATCATCATGGATGATAAGCAAGCTTATTATGAAACACTAAATAAATTGCATGAGATTGATAAAAACAATGTGGTTATTCAACTGTGCCATGAAGGGGATTTATTGTGA